A region from the Cryptosporangium arvum DSM 44712 genome encodes:
- a CDS encoding DUF58 domain-containing protein, translating to MTRYPGVVLLAAGASVSVLVAFLWTARSRRRASVSLVPAVGRVMRGEVVRVAIHVTRRSARGGAFTLVVPCGGAEIVVPVRRGSGRAAAPLEIDVPTDRRGELVIGPPAIAHRDLLGLFDRREQVGEPVAVEVGPRILPVEIGRARGRQNPDAPRQLGGQEGGVNFASLREYQFGDDVRRVHWLASRRRADGTLLIRQNVDPVDPSIEVLLDTDPAAYRGPDASAAFETAVDVSASILDSTRRVGAAATLTVVSGETARTPHAIDELLRTVGLSPGRAVPALRPAGLFTVVTGSGGASDLLTAVPPGRRSVVVRVDVRPADLPVASARWAIVDAADLRSALAGWARLAAAATRGQQ from the coding sequence GTGACGCGATACCCAGGCGTGGTGCTGCTCGCGGCCGGAGCGTCGGTGTCCGTGCTCGTCGCGTTCCTGTGGACGGCGCGGTCACGGCGCCGGGCGAGTGTCTCGTTGGTCCCCGCGGTAGGGCGGGTGATGCGCGGCGAAGTGGTCCGGGTGGCGATTCACGTCACCCGCCGGTCCGCGCGCGGCGGCGCCTTCACCCTGGTGGTGCCGTGCGGCGGCGCGGAGATCGTCGTCCCGGTCCGGCGCGGCTCCGGCCGGGCCGCGGCTCCGCTGGAGATCGACGTCCCGACCGACCGGCGAGGCGAACTGGTCATCGGGCCGCCCGCGATCGCCCATCGTGACCTTCTTGGGCTGTTCGACCGGAGAGAGCAGGTGGGCGAACCGGTCGCCGTCGAGGTCGGGCCGAGAATCCTGCCGGTGGAGATCGGCCGGGCCCGCGGCCGGCAGAATCCGGACGCCCCGCGACAGCTCGGCGGGCAGGAGGGTGGCGTCAACTTCGCGAGCCTCCGGGAGTACCAGTTCGGCGACGACGTCCGCCGTGTGCACTGGCTGGCCAGCCGTCGCCGGGCGGATGGGACGCTGTTGATCCGACAGAACGTCGATCCGGTCGACCCTTCGATCGAGGTCCTGCTCGACACGGATCCCGCCGCCTATCGTGGGCCGGACGCCTCCGCCGCCTTCGAGACGGCCGTCGATGTGAGCGCGTCGATCCTCGACTCGACACGGCGGGTCGGCGCGGCGGCGACGCTGACGGTCGTCTCCGGCGAGACCGCTCGGACGCCGCACGCGATCGACGAGCTTCTCCGGACCGTCGGACTCAGCCCGGGGCGAGCCGTGCCGGCACTCCGGCCCGCCGGTCTGTTTACCGTGGTGACGGGAAGCGGCGGGGCATCAGACCTGCTCACGGCGGTGCCGCCGGGCCGACGGTCAGTCGTCGTCCGGGTCGACGTGCGGCCGGCCGACCTGCCGGTCGCGTCGGCGCGGTGGGCGATCGTCGACGCAGCCGATCTCCGCTCGGCCTTGGCTGGTTGGGCGCGGTTGGCGGCAGCCGCTACGCGGGGACAGCAGTGA
- a CDS encoding TIGR03619 family F420-dependent LLM class oxidoreductase: MPLKLGLSLPQAIPYDLAKDVPAFAREAERIGYASLWVFERVLTPTDQSGAHGLYGFPDLPWPDLYQRTTDPFVTLAQAAAVTTRVALGTGVLVAPLHNPVQLAKSIASLDVASGGRLIAGLGSGWSIDEFDAVAPRPITERGAALDEFLDVAATVWAADPVSVEGTTFRLPPAYINPKPTGELPIFLGGISEPALRRIAKRGLGWLPTGLSPAQTTEMLSRLRDSAGAELPCITQVGYTSLAEVSSAERAPYAGSPAQLMEDLAELAAGGVEHVYLTLPYGFSDLKELIDAAEQVYGAAQEAGLLAD, translated from the coding sequence GTGCCGCTCAAGCTCGGCCTCAGCCTTCCCCAAGCCATCCCATACGACTTGGCGAAGGATGTTCCCGCCTTCGCGCGCGAGGCGGAGCGCATCGGGTACGCCTCCCTCTGGGTGTTCGAACGGGTGCTCACGCCGACCGACCAGAGTGGCGCCCACGGCTTGTACGGCTTCCCTGACCTGCCGTGGCCCGATCTCTACCAGCGGACCACGGACCCGTTCGTCACGCTGGCGCAGGCGGCTGCGGTCACCACGCGGGTCGCGTTGGGCACCGGGGTGCTGGTCGCTCCACTGCACAACCCGGTCCAACTGGCCAAGTCCATTGCTTCGCTCGACGTCGCGTCCGGTGGCCGGCTGATCGCCGGGCTCGGCTCGGGATGGTCGATCGACGAGTTCGACGCCGTCGCGCCCCGGCCGATCACCGAGCGCGGCGCGGCCCTGGACGAATTCCTCGACGTCGCCGCGACCGTCTGGGCCGCGGACCCCGTCTCCGTCGAAGGGACGACGTTCCGTCTCCCTCCCGCCTACATCAACCCCAAACCGACCGGCGAGCTGCCGATCTTCCTCGGTGGGATCAGCGAACCGGCACTCCGACGGATCGCGAAGCGTGGGCTCGGATGGCTGCCGACCGGACTGTCGCCGGCCCAGACCACCGAGATGTTGTCCCGGCTCCGCGACTCGGCGGGCGCCGAACTGCCGTGCATCACCCAGGTCGGCTACACCAGCCTGGCCGAGGTGTCGTCGGCGGAGCGGGCGCCGTACGCGGGAAGCCCGGCGCAGCTGATGGAGGACCTGGCCGAACTCGCCGCAGGCGGCGTCGAGCACGTGTACCTGACCTTGCCGTACGGGTTCAGCGACCTGAAGGAACTGATCGACGCGGCCGAGCAGGTGTACGGCGCCGCCCAGGAAGCCGGTCTCCTCGCGGACTGA
- a CDS encoding YciI family protein gives MEFLCYHRDRPGSGSLRDELLEEHWAYMDRYGARLIARGPILTGDGSVATGSLHIVDLPSAAAARAFAFAFEEPNYQAGVYRDVLVRRWRNGLGRSMWEFPGGATGDNRYLVLAFGAGRAVDLALPAPVDQLIAYGPMLSDDGVNWLGTAMLVRLPDQESARALLSPEHYAEIEVHDWQFGGRRQE, from the coding sequence ATGGAGTTCCTGTGTTATCACCGTGACCGGCCTGGCTCCGGGTCGCTTCGTGACGAGTTGCTCGAAGAGCACTGGGCCTACATGGACCGGTACGGCGCGCGGTTGATCGCCCGCGGGCCGATCCTCACGGGCGACGGGTCCGTGGCGACCGGCAGCCTGCATATCGTCGATCTGCCGAGTGCGGCCGCTGCCCGCGCGTTCGCGTTCGCGTTCGAGGAGCCCAACTACCAGGCCGGTGTGTACCGCGACGTGCTGGTGCGCAGGTGGCGCAACGGCCTGGGACGCAGCATGTGGGAGTTCCCCGGCGGCGCGACCGGCGACAACCGCTATCTGGTGCTGGCCTTCGGCGCGGGGCGCGCGGTCGATCTGGCGCTGCCGGCTCCGGTGGACCAGTTGATCGCCTATGGGCCGATGCTGTCGGACGACGGTGTGAACTGGCTCGGAACCGCGATGCTGGTGCGGTTGCCCGATCAGGAATCGGCTCGTGCGCTTCTCTCTCCGGAGCATTACGCCGAGATCGAGGTGCACGACTGGCAATTCGGAGGGCGGCGCCAGGAGTAG
- a CDS encoding DUF3455 domain-containing protein, which yields MALTPAGAAETVGFRSFELNQRRLRCVVRNMRTLSRKIAIAAAAAAIVTAGVSTSASPASAAEPPSLQPPNGLKILGQFVVGSGTQTYTCTAGKFSGSSVPEARLFDGANRKVHHFAGPSWQSESDGSLINAAPVASSPVPGSIPELLLEVKTHSGQGLFSTVTHIQRMNTFGGVAPTTACTDGQKISVPYNANYIFWGN from the coding sequence ATGGCGCTGACGCCGGCGGGTGCGGCGGAGACCGTCGGTTTCCGCTCTTTCGAGCTGAACCAGCGCCGACTTCGATGCGTAGTACGAAATATGCGTACGCTCAGTAGGAAGATTGCGATCGCCGCTGCCGCCGCGGCGATCGTCACAGCCGGTGTATCCACGAGCGCGTCCCCAGCCTCCGCGGCCGAACCTCCCTCCCTGCAGCCACCGAACGGCCTCAAGATCCTCGGGCAGTTCGTGGTCGGCAGCGGGACGCAGACCTACACCTGCACGGCGGGCAAGTTCAGCGGCTCGTCGGTTCCGGAGGCACGGCTCTTCGACGGCGCCAACCGCAAGGTTCATCACTTCGCCGGTCCGAGCTGGCAGTCCGAGTCGGACGGCTCGCTGATCAACGCCGCGCCGGTGGCGAGTTCCCCGGTGCCCGGATCCATCCCGGAGCTGCTCCTGGAGGTCAAGACACACTCCGGTCAGGGCCTCTTCAGCACCGTCACCCACATCCAGCGGATGAACACCTTCGGCGGCGTGGCCCCCACCACCGCGTGCACCGACGGTCAGAAGATCAGCGTCCCCTACAACGCCAACTACATCTTCTGGGGAAACTGA
- a CDS encoding toll/interleukin-1 receptor domain-containing protein produces the protein MSRSDRWYDLFISYNHGADSTTAEALQTDLQRFARPWWALRSLRVFRDQTDMAAGVELDDTAQAALSRSDWFLLLASPESANSRWVRHEVQWWLRNRDPSRLLVAWTSGTINWVGRDFAPSSTALPRDLYGVFTRERVLVDLSTTPIVDGRPRFDRQRLAMILAPVRERPMASLLDDDRKRARQRVASFTAMAVAVVLAATATGFIWHNRRTTLAAERIATEAQRLSAAAQAQLPTRLDLAGLLAVEAYRLRPGDPRIQSTLFQVISASRSLRRFLPTGAEVSAVAGSADGSVAVAGLRDGRLLAWDAAGNRIGATDTGDRQISQVVVANDGKTVVAVAGRDVVVWHPQGASQQRIRGSSAVGAVGLSASQRRVAVAWVVSDTNTVLTINDAATGKEIRRGPINGFTLRRLRFVDDDTVRACGGFRRVVTYGGTNLSQIAAYTPEMLFPWVSRLGQESYSAGCEFHGFSINGSVTVTATAATKSAETAHADTGVADELATAVSSDGKLVAVPSADGIHVAGIGEQGAAPYGLTASSELLSGVPGASALEFYGGSRRLISAFGTTVVLWDLEQPGRLAQTTAGFSFSWNRRQSMSAPDVAVSDNGRFAAISGEDKDVLVGSRTTLVDLTTGRAVDSTTALARPDWVSSNGHLVLGVDTEYDPALWRPGGAVTTAGAWERPAGSAFPFGAMQADSSERSLTVLGPRGQIEERRVDGTRIRVWRNGSNESSSYDAAAVAADRSSVAQVVDGRIQWTALRSPLSTITLTGPEPDSLWFTAGGDLAASRRDGSLIIYSRRTGQAVRTLPVGPAQYTIAGGRALDRGGRWFARVTTSGGVEIVDADSGYLLGGFPLPMRGEPGKHSPASAQRTTVVSRPGTSELLTLSADGYLTRWNLARQSWSAIVCRVAGRQLTSAEWTTVTGHDVPAEGLACPQGR, from the coding sequence ATGAGTAGGTCCGATCGCTGGTACGACCTCTTCATCTCGTACAACCACGGAGCCGACTCGACAACCGCGGAGGCGCTGCAAACCGATTTGCAGCGGTTCGCGCGTCCGTGGTGGGCCCTGCGGAGCTTGCGGGTCTTCCGTGATCAGACCGACATGGCCGCAGGTGTCGAACTGGACGACACCGCCCAGGCAGCGCTGAGTCGGTCTGACTGGTTCCTTCTGCTCGCCTCCCCGGAATCGGCCAATTCGCGGTGGGTCCGGCACGAGGTGCAGTGGTGGCTCCGGAATCGGGATCCCTCTCGTCTCCTCGTCGCTTGGACCTCGGGGACCATCAACTGGGTCGGTCGTGACTTCGCTCCGTCCAGCACCGCACTTCCGCGTGACCTTTACGGTGTGTTCACGCGCGAGCGTGTCCTGGTTGATCTGAGCACCACCCCGATCGTGGACGGACGTCCACGATTCGATCGGCAGCGGTTGGCGATGATCCTGGCGCCGGTGCGAGAACGTCCGATGGCGTCCCTGCTCGACGACGACCGCAAACGCGCGCGCCAGCGAGTGGCGTCGTTCACCGCGATGGCGGTCGCGGTCGTCCTCGCCGCTACCGCCACGGGGTTCATCTGGCACAACCGGAGGACCACCCTGGCCGCGGAACGGATCGCGACCGAGGCGCAGCGGCTGTCGGCGGCGGCGCAGGCACAGCTGCCGACACGTCTGGATCTCGCCGGACTCTTGGCTGTGGAGGCCTACCGCCTGCGCCCCGGGGATCCGCGGATCCAATCCACGTTGTTCCAGGTCATCTCGGCCAGCCGAAGCCTGCGTCGCTTCCTTCCTACCGGTGCTGAGGTGTCGGCGGTCGCGGGCTCGGCGGACGGCAGCGTGGCCGTCGCCGGTCTTCGGGACGGTCGGCTGCTCGCCTGGGACGCAGCGGGTAACCGGATCGGCGCCACCGACACCGGTGATCGGCAGATCAGTCAGGTCGTCGTGGCGAACGACGGAAAGACCGTGGTGGCCGTAGCGGGCCGCGACGTCGTGGTGTGGCATCCCCAGGGTGCGTCCCAGCAGCGGATCAGGGGGTCCTCTGCTGTCGGCGCTGTGGGGCTCTCCGCGTCACAGCGGCGCGTTGCCGTCGCGTGGGTCGTAAGTGACACCAACACCGTTCTGACGATCAACGACGCGGCAACGGGGAAGGAGATCCGGCGCGGACCCATCAACGGGTTCACCCTGCGCCGGCTCAGGTTCGTCGACGACGACACCGTCCGTGCGTGCGGAGGATTTCGGCGCGTGGTCACGTACGGCGGTACCAATCTTTCACAGATTGCGGCGTACACCCCAGAAATGCTCTTTCCCTGGGTGTCTCGCCTAGGTCAGGAGAGCTACTCCGCGGGGTGCGAGTTCCACGGGTTCTCCATCAACGGCAGCGTCACGGTGACGGCGACGGCGGCAACCAAGTCGGCCGAGACCGCACACGCGGACACTGGCGTGGCAGACGAGTTGGCGACTGCGGTCAGCTCGGATGGCAAGCTCGTCGCTGTTCCAAGTGCCGACGGGATCCACGTCGCAGGCATCGGCGAACAAGGTGCCGCGCCGTACGGTCTCACGGCATCGTCCGAGTTGCTGTCGGGCGTGCCGGGCGCGAGTGCACTCGAGTTCTACGGGGGCAGCCGCCGGCTGATCTCGGCATTCGGAACGACGGTCGTTCTGTGGGACCTGGAGCAACCGGGAAGACTGGCCCAAACCACGGCGGGATTCAGCTTTAGCTGGAACCGGCGTCAGTCGATGTCCGCACCGGACGTAGCGGTCAGCGACAACGGGCGGTTCGCGGCGATCTCCGGTGAGGACAAGGACGTCCTGGTCGGTAGCCGTACCACGTTGGTCGATCTGACCACCGGAAGAGCTGTCGATTCGACAACGGCGCTGGCCCGGCCCGACTGGGTGTCCTCGAATGGCCACCTGGTGCTCGGAGTCGACACTGAGTACGACCCTGCCCTGTGGCGCCCTGGCGGCGCGGTCACCACGGCCGGCGCATGGGAGAGGCCGGCCGGGAGCGCCTTTCCATTCGGAGCGATGCAGGCCGACTCAAGTGAGCGCAGTCTTACTGTCCTGGGGCCCCGCGGGCAGATCGAGGAACGGCGCGTGGACGGCACCCGGATCCGCGTCTGGCGGAACGGCTCCAACGAATCGTCCTCCTATGACGCGGCCGCGGTGGCCGCAGACCGGTCGTCGGTGGCACAGGTCGTGGACGGACGGATCCAGTGGACCGCCCTGCGCTCGCCACTCTCCACCATCACACTCACCGGGCCGGAGCCCGATTCGTTGTGGTTCACGGCCGGCGGTGACCTCGCCGCCTCTCGCCGGGACGGCTCGCTGATCATCTATTCGCGGCGCACCGGACAGGCTGTCCGAACACTGCCCGTGGGGCCCGCCCAGTACACGATCGCCGGAGGCCGCGCGCTGGACCGCGGGGGCCGCTGGTTCGCTCGGGTGACGACCAGCGGTGGAGTCGAGATCGTCGACGCGGACAGCGGCTACCTGCTGGGCGGGTTTCCCCTGCCGATGCGGGGCGAACCGGGGAAGCACTCGCCCGCGTCCGCCCAGCGGACCACCGTGGTTTCTCGTCCGGGTACGTCGGAACTGCTGACGTTGTCCGCGGACGGCTACTTGACCCGGTGGAATCTCGCGCGTCAGTCGTGGTCGGCGATCGTCTGCCGGGTCGCCGGACGGCAGCTCACCTCGGCGGAGTGGACGACGGTGACCGGACACGACGTCCCGGCGGAGGGTCTGGCCTGCCCTCAGGGGCGGTAG
- a CDS encoding DUF3488 and transglutaminase-like domain-containing protein → MAAGAIFGAVFELADVVVPLVLAVVVPLGAIAIALLRLGRPLGGGSHMALVAAGLAVFAVAVSSSPRHLVAELTGGWIGLFAITLPAPARPDLVAVPFVLLWVGTTLAADLAVRSRSVLLPMVPAAALLTVGLAVALPAPAAQDALATVLPGALVLAAAFACAIVSNSDAGRRTAASVQTVALLLVATVAGVAGTHLEPADPRSVLPLPVAVRPDVNPLDRVSAWLVRPNDVLFTAAAAAGARCWRLTTLSRFDGLNWTAGTTSYTPAGLGVPPSRERTEGPVSIAQRVTIAGLGGTFLPALDRPVRLRSGVDAVDTETGDLLSIAPVERGRTYALVSVPLIDPTDTRPASGPTDALSLPAGLPDVLDNAVEASPGTSAYARIVAMQKLLRDDYRNDPLAESGHTYGDVRRFLTRRSGTTEQFAVTLALAARRLGVPSRIVVGFCPSGRSTVLARDVSVWTEVHLAGGWAGLQPAGPARPARKARVEAPAEVPLPTAAPPPAARPDALAPSSVPQVVNPRLRSAPTPTRPIGVWATAALLILAAAYVTAAQVVPRLRRRTRRRLLSPRGRTAGAWEDLIETLAGDRIDPRIVSSSESVLVAASELSTAAIGEVRPLAALADAARYSRIGPTETDAQSAWWFADRARRRLSRARAIPTRLVIALSPRRIWPQPPIAHGRSAGFFRRHGVKGLRPSGSPGTSRR, encoded by the coding sequence GTGGCGGCCGGTGCGATCTTCGGTGCCGTTTTCGAACTCGCGGACGTGGTGGTCCCGCTCGTCCTCGCTGTCGTCGTGCCTCTCGGAGCGATAGCGATCGCGTTGCTACGACTGGGCCGACCGCTGGGCGGCGGGTCGCACATGGCCCTGGTAGCGGCCGGCCTGGCGGTGTTCGCAGTGGCGGTCTCGTCGAGCCCTCGTCACCTGGTGGCGGAGCTGACGGGAGGGTGGATCGGCTTGTTCGCGATCACGCTGCCGGCCCCGGCCCGTCCGGACCTGGTGGCGGTTCCGTTCGTGCTGCTGTGGGTGGGCACCACACTGGCCGCGGACCTGGCGGTCCGATCGCGCTCGGTCCTCCTTCCGATGGTGCCCGCCGCCGCGCTGCTCACCGTCGGTCTGGCGGTCGCCCTACCCGCGCCCGCAGCTCAGGACGCGCTCGCGACGGTCCTGCCCGGCGCGCTGGTGCTCGCCGCCGCCTTCGCCTGCGCGATCGTCAGCAACAGCGATGCCGGGCGGCGGACGGCAGCGTCGGTCCAAACCGTCGCCCTCTTGCTGGTCGCCACCGTGGCCGGGGTAGCGGGGACGCACCTCGAACCGGCCGACCCGCGGAGCGTCCTGCCTCTCCCGGTTGCGGTGCGTCCTGACGTCAATCCCCTCGATCGGGTCTCCGCCTGGCTCGTGCGCCCGAACGACGTGCTGTTCACCGCCGCGGCCGCGGCGGGAGCACGGTGCTGGCGACTGACGACACTGTCTCGGTTCGACGGCCTGAATTGGACCGCAGGCACGACGAGCTACACCCCGGCCGGCCTCGGTGTGCCGCCCAGCCGGGAACGTACCGAGGGACCGGTCAGCATTGCGCAGAGAGTGACGATCGCCGGCCTCGGCGGCACCTTCCTCCCCGCTCTTGATCGCCCGGTCCGACTCCGTAGCGGTGTCGATGCGGTGGACACCGAAACGGGCGACCTTCTCTCCATCGCTCCGGTCGAACGGGGACGAACGTACGCCCTGGTGTCGGTGCCTCTGATCGATCCGACCGACACCCGGCCCGCTTCCGGCCCCACCGACGCGCTCTCTCTCCCGGCCGGCTTGCCGGACGTGCTCGACAACGCCGTGGAGGCGAGCCCCGGAACGTCGGCGTACGCACGAATCGTCGCCATGCAGAAGCTACTGCGCGATGACTATCGAAACGATCCCCTCGCGGAGAGCGGCCACACGTACGGCGATGTTCGCCGCTTCCTGACCCGGCGATCGGGAACTACTGAGCAGTTCGCGGTGACGCTGGCGTTGGCGGCCCGACGACTCGGAGTGCCGAGTCGGATCGTCGTCGGATTCTGTCCGAGCGGACGCTCGACGGTCCTCGCTCGCGATGTATCGGTGTGGACCGAAGTGCATCTTGCCGGTGGATGGGCCGGACTGCAGCCAGCCGGCCCCGCACGGCCGGCCCGGAAGGCCCGAGTGGAAGCGCCCGCAGAGGTTCCCTTGCCGACCGCGGCGCCGCCACCGGCAGCCAGGCCGGACGCCCTCGCTCCGTCGTCGGTGCCCCAAGTCGTCAATCCGCGGCTGCGCTCAGCACCGACGCCCACACGGCCGATCGGCGTCTGGGCCACTGCCGCTCTCCTGATACTCGCAGCGGCGTACGTCACCGCGGCTCAGGTAGTGCCCCGCTTGCGCCGGCGGACGCGCCGCCGCCTGCTGTCCCCCCGCGGTCGGACGGCCGGAGCCTGGGAGGACCTCATCGAGACTCTCGCAGGAGACCGGATCGACCCGCGGATCGTCTCGAGCTCCGAGTCCGTGCTGGTCGCGGCGAGCGAGCTCTCCACTGCGGCGATCGGCGAGGTTCGCCCGTTGGCCGCGCTGGCCGACGCCGCCCGCTACAGCCGGATCGGTCCGACCGAGACCGACGCGCAAAGCGCTTGGTGGTTCGCCGACCGCGCGCGCCGTCGCCTCTCCCGCGCGCGTGCGATCCCGACCCGACTGGTGATCGCGCTCTCGCCGCGACGGATCTGGCCGCAGCCACCCATTGCCCACGGGCGATCAGCAGGGTTCTTTCGTCGACATGGCGTGAAGGGCCTGCGCCCGAGCGGCTCCCCCGGCACGAGTCGCCGGTGA
- a CDS encoding AAA family ATPase yields the protein MSDVVEETIIGKPGAVRLALVCLLAEGHLLIEDVPGVGKTSLARALATAVGGTWGRIQFTPDLLPTDITGTLVLHPGGGEEVREGPIFANIVLCDEVNRASPKTQSALLEVMEERQVTIDRDPRPVPRPFVVVATQNPVEMAGTYPLPEAQLDRFLMRIHLGYPDHDAEVRMLRGAPASATGAAPPFDPPTVQALIRQAETTHIADSILSHIVTIADATRNHPLVTLGVSPRGGKAMVAATRVYAAAAGRDYVVPDDIRALAVPVFGHRILLTPRAELDGVDPARVLDDALATAPMIPTGVH from the coding sequence ATGTCCGACGTGGTCGAAGAGACGATCATCGGGAAGCCCGGCGCCGTACGCCTCGCGTTGGTCTGCCTTCTTGCGGAGGGGCATCTCCTGATCGAAGACGTTCCCGGAGTCGGCAAGACGTCCCTGGCCCGAGCGTTGGCGACCGCGGTCGGCGGCACCTGGGGGCGAATACAGTTCACGCCGGACCTCCTCCCGACCGACATCACCGGCACTCTCGTGCTGCATCCGGGAGGTGGTGAGGAGGTCCGGGAGGGACCGATCTTCGCGAACATCGTGCTGTGCGACGAGGTGAACCGGGCCTCTCCCAAGACGCAGTCGGCGCTGCTCGAGGTGATGGAAGAACGCCAAGTGACGATCGACCGCGACCCGCGGCCGGTACCGCGTCCGTTCGTCGTCGTCGCGACTCAGAACCCGGTCGAGATGGCGGGTACCTATCCCCTCCCGGAGGCCCAGCTCGACAGATTCCTGATGAGGATCCACCTCGGCTATCCCGATCACGACGCCGAGGTCCGCATGCTGCGCGGAGCTCCGGCGTCGGCCACGGGCGCGGCGCCCCCGTTCGATCCGCCGACGGTGCAGGCCCTCATTCGGCAAGCGGAGACGACGCACATCGCCGACAGCATCCTGTCCCACATCGTGACGATCGCGGACGCGACGAGGAACCATCCGTTGGTCACGCTCGGCGTCAGTCCGCGCGGCGGCAAGGCGATGGTCGCGGCAACTCGGGTCTACGCCGCCGCCGCCGGACGGGACTACGTGGTCCCCGATGACATCCGTGCCCTCGCCGTGCCGGTGTTCGGTCATCGGATCTTGCTGACGCCCCGGGCCGAACTGGACGGCGTCGACCCCGCGCGGGTCCTCGACGACGCGCTCGCTACGGCACCGATGATTCCGACCGGCGTCCATTGA
- a CDS encoding winged helix-turn-helix transcriptional regulator, which produces MTQLPIRPSPEGAAAECRRVQSVLDTVGRRWSGGIMVAASRGARRFTDFRRAVPGISDRMLSQRLKELENLGLLSRTVVPSTPVQILYEPTARGLELLQLLQPLFRWGEKHLPALPPDESLIPTESEKPRR; this is translated from the coding sequence ATGACACAGCTTCCGATCAGGCCTTCGCCCGAGGGGGCTGCCGCCGAGTGCAGGCGGGTCCAGTCAGTGCTTGACACGGTGGGTCGCCGCTGGTCCGGCGGCATCATGGTCGCAGCCAGCCGCGGCGCGCGCCGGTTCACGGACTTCCGGCGCGCCGTGCCGGGCATCTCGGACCGCATGCTCTCCCAACGACTCAAGGAGCTGGAGAACCTCGGTCTGCTGAGTCGCACAGTGGTGCCCAGCACCCCGGTGCAGATCCTCTACGAGCCGACCGCGCGCGGCCTGGAGCTGCTGCAGCTCTTGCAGCCCCTCTTCCGATGGGGCGAGAAGCACCTGCCGGCCCTGCCCCCGGACGAGTCCCTGATTCCCACCGAGTCCGAGAAGCCGCGTCGATGA